In the Hordeum vulgare subsp. vulgare chromosome 7H, MorexV3_pseudomolecules_assembly, whole genome shotgun sequence genome, one interval contains:
- the LOC123407825 gene encoding RHOMBOID-like protein 2, translated as MASGSGEGKAGRAGAGYQQYASYGTGTGYDERQWWPWLVPTVLGACVSVFAVEMYLNDCPRHGSTLGGDAPCVAGFLRQFSFQPLRENPLLGPSSATLEKMGALDWAKVVHQHQWWRLFSCVWLHAGLIHLIVNMMSLLFIGIRLEQQFGFVRIGIIYLLSGFGGSVLSALFLRNHYISVGASGALFGLLGSMLSELIMNWTIYSNKAAAITTLLFIIAINLAIGILPHADNFAHIGGFVSGFLFGFVLLARPQFGWMERHELPQTDQPPKYKMYQYALWGAALLFLLVGYVVGLAMLFKGKNGNDGCHWCRYLNCVPTSRWKCST; from the exons ATGGCGAGCGGCAGCGGCGAGGGGAAGGCGGGCCGGGCCGGCGCGGGGTACCAGCAGTACGCCTCGTACGGCACCGGCACCGGCTACGACGAGCGCCAGTGGTGGCCGTGGCTCGTGCCCACCGTGCTCGGCGCCTGCGTCTCGGTCTTCGCCGTCGAGATGTACCTCAACGACTGCCCCCGCCACGGGAGCACCCTCGGCGGCGACGCGCCCTGCGTCGCCGGTTTCCTCCGCCAGTTCTCCTTCCAGCCGCTCCGCGAGAACCCGCTCCTCGGCCCCTCTTCCGCCAC TTTGGAGAAGATGGGAGCTCTTGACTGGGCCAaagttgttcatcaacaccaatgGTGGCGCCTATTCAGTTGTGTCTGGCTCCATGCTGGCCTAATTCACTTGATTGTCAACATGATGAGCTTGCTATTCATAGGAATCCGCCTTGAACAACAATTTGGCTTTG TCCGCATTGGGATCATCTACCTGCTATCTGGCTTTGGTGGAAGTGTTTTGTCTGCACTGTTCTTACGTAATCACTACATCTCTGTTGGTGCCTCTGGAGCTTTGTTTGGCCTACTTGGCTCTATGCTATCCGAGCTTATTATGAACTGGACCATTTATTCCAACAAG GCAGCAGCCATCACAACTCTCCTTTTCATAATCGCAATCAATCTGGCAATCGGGATACTACCGCATGCTGATAATTTTGCGCACATTGGTGGGTTCGTGTCCGGGTTCCTTTTTGGATTTGTGCTGCTAGCAAGGCCTCAATTTGGTTGGATGGAACGCCATGAGTTGCCTCAGACCGATCAACCCCCAAAGTACAAGATGTACCAGTATGCTCTGTGGGGCGCGGCACTGCTCTTTCTGCTGGTTGG GTATGTGGTCGGCCTGGCGATGCTTTTCAAGGGAAAGAACGGCAACGATGGCTGCCACTGGTGCCGGTACCTGAACTGCGTGCCCACGTCCAGGTGGAAGTGCAGCACTTAG